In Trichlorobacter lovleyi, the DNA window AACCGCCCCCAGATTGTCCCCAGCCACCACTGCGCGCGGCACACCGCTTGTTGTTGATCCGGTACAATCATTATAGTTGCTGGCAGGTGCATAACCGGCTTCAATGCAGGATATTGGCGATAAATACGAAAACGGCAAACCATAGCCTGCCTGTTGCAGATCATGGCGAAACATCTCAAGACCGACCACACCCTCAATGTTGCTTTCTTCTGACTTGGTGATTTTGGTCATCTGCGTCAAGATAGTTTTAAATGAGTCCGCAGTAATCATGATGACGACAACAAACACCGCCATGACTACAATCATCTCAACTAATGTAAAACCCTTACGGGAGTTTAGCATGACTGCCTCCAATGCACTCTACTGGTACTGTGACACAACTGATGATATAGAATGCACATAGCGTTGCCCTTTGTATTTCCAAATCAGCTGCATATCAATATTGGTGGATTGAGACGTAAGCGCGGTACTGGTCTTGATCACAGAATAATTCCTAAATGCACCATTAACCATACGTGGCACAACGGCAGAACGGGTATTAGTTGAAATAGCTTCAAACTTCTTGGCTTTTTCAAGATTAATCTGTTCATCACCAACCATCAACGCCTCTTGACGCAGCTGGTTGGTCATATTGTTGGAAATTGCGTAGTTGACAGTCTGCAATAACCCCAACATGCCAACCATCAAAATCACAATGGCAACCAGAAACTCGATCAGTGTAAAGCCGCCATTATTGATATTCACAGTTATTGCCATTGATCCTCCCCATATTTACCCTCGCCGTATGAACACCAATACAGTTATACGCAGGGCTACCCAAACCAGGTCCAACAGCTATAGTAACTAACGACGTCGTGTAGCCTCGATCATCAAAAGTCAGCGTAAAATTACTGAAAGCTGAATAGGTTCCTGTTGAAAATTGCTGAATCTGGTATTTAAGCGGTCGCCTGAAAACCTCAGTACCAGCAGCGTCAAACTCACTACTGTAGCGACGAAAAGTGTAAGAGGTGGGATTAAGAATCACCCTATGCTGTTGTTTAGTCGATATTGCCCTGCTACGTACATCTGTCAGATCTGTCAGCATCTCTTTAACCTGAGCTTCAATATTATACTTTACCTGCCAATCATTGAAGTTCAAGGTCACTACGGCCAACATGATTGAAATCAAAGCAATAACGACTATCAACTCTGTCAGAGAAAAACCACGGTTACTCATGGGGTACCTCGCCCCCCTGCCGCTAAATACTAGCGGTAGGGAGAATGCAGTTAACTACTTTTCTTGGATATGGATAATTTTTTTAACAGGCTTTGGGTTAGTCAGTAATGACAAGCCTTGCGCCTTGGGCGGAACCCCCTGGATGGCACCTGAACGCCTGTTCTCCTTGTCAGTAAATCCTGCCGACATGGACACCTCTGCAAATGCACCAGTTGATACTTGCACCATGATTTTACCCTTCATGGTATTTGGCGCTGGAGCACCACCAGTTGCATAATTTAGTGCCCAGATATACGAATTGCCTCCATATCCGCAGACATCGGATGTCGGGCGGAAGGTGGTGTAGAATACCGTGCCACTCGTCGAAGCAACCGGGTCAGTGATAACCCGCTCGGAAGAGTAACCATCCCCCAAGGAGTCATCATCAAGATTGATGTACCAACCTTTTTTACTTGCTGCCAGTGTAGCTGACGGCGATGTAGTCTGATCATCCAGGTCTGTCGCAGCTACTGTTGTTGTACAG includes these proteins:
- a CDS encoding type IV pilus modification PilV family protein; translated protein: MAITVNINNGGFTLIEFLVAIVILMVGMLGLLQTVNYAISNNMTNQLRQEALMVGDEQINLEKAKKFEAISTNTRSAVVPRMVNGAFRNYSVIKTSTALTSQSTNIDMQLIWKYKGQRYVHSISSVVSQYQ
- a CDS encoding pilus assembly FimT family protein encodes the protein MSNRGFSLTELIVVIALISIMLAVVTLNFNDWQVKYNIEAQVKEMLTDLTDVRSRAISTKQQHRVILNPTSYTFRRYSSEFDAAGTEVFRRPLKYQIQQFSTGTYSAFSNFTLTFDDRGYTTSLVTIAVGPGLGSPAYNCIGVHTARVNMGRINGNNCEYQ